From Dethiosulfovibrio faecalis, the proteins below share one genomic window:
- a CDS encoding AMP-binding protein translates to MERLEERISSVLAEDGEAKALWWNGDWLNRSELSSMADRDEVLLREAGFGEGHRLVTLLPNCPAFLALALAVWRLKGTVVPLNYRAGSDVLLPTLDLVDPFTVVCGEGDDKTEKSVEGYTVSRMPLDGPISFLSGKADTERTGGDMAVIFATSGTTGLPKAVPLSHSNLLDNVDVCWSVLKLGREDRILWALPNFHSFGLTLGGLMGLVHGAMQVVVPLFMPPGGTLEAIKEGRATVLLLVPAMVDFLKRAIVHGAPRPESVRMVVTGGDRLNLELDSASKEFLGVPLLEGYGTTECSPVVAVNPSYDSRKLGTIGPVIPGYSWEVRDDSGKALGPGEDGILWVKGPSVFDGYYKAPEVTAERMIDGWYNTGDIVRFDEDGYITVLDRATDIIIVGGFNVYPQEVERVISRHPAVAQVAVVAMAHPVQGEIGRAFVVLEEGRSVSARELISYCKGKLAHYKIPRKVDFVEGLPMSPSGKVLRRKLRDL, encoded by the coding sequence GTGGAAAGATTGGAAGAGAGGATTTCATCCGTTCTCGCAGAGGACGGAGAGGCCAAGGCCCTTTGGTGGAACGGCGATTGGCTGAACAGGTCGGAACTGTCCTCTATGGCTGACAGAGACGAGGTCCTGTTGAGGGAGGCCGGATTCGGCGAAGGCCATCGTCTGGTGACGTTGCTTCCCAACTGCCCCGCCTTTTTGGCCCTGGCTCTGGCGGTTTGGCGACTTAAGGGGACCGTCGTACCTCTCAACTATCGCGCCGGGTCGGACGTATTGTTGCCTACATTGGACCTGGTGGACCCTTTTACCGTCGTTTGCGGAGAAGGCGACGACAAGACGGAGAAGTCCGTGGAGGGATACACCGTATCAAGGATGCCTTTGGACGGTCCGATATCCTTCCTTTCCGGTAAAGCCGACACGGAGAGAACCGGCGGGGACATGGCGGTCATCTTCGCTACCTCCGGAACCACCGGTCTGCCCAAGGCCGTTCCCCTGTCCCATAGCAATCTATTGGACAACGTGGACGTCTGCTGGTCCGTGCTCAAGCTGGGCCGGGAGGACCGAATCCTGTGGGCCCTTCCCAACTTTCACTCTTTCGGGCTTACCCTGGGAGGGCTGATGGGACTGGTCCACGGTGCGATGCAGGTAGTCGTCCCCCTTTTCATGCCCCCCGGAGGGACGCTGGAGGCCATAAAGGAGGGGAGGGCCACCGTTCTCCTTCTCGTCCCAGCCATGGTGGACTTCCTCAAGAGGGCCATAGTTCACGGAGCTCCACGTCCCGAATCGGTCCGTATGGTCGTTACCGGAGGAGACCGTCTGAATCTCGAGCTGGACTCGGCGTCGAAGGAGTTTTTAGGTGTGCCCTTGCTCGAGGGATACGGAACCACCGAGTGTTCGCCGGTAGTGGCGGTCAACCCGAGTTACGACTCCAGAAAGCTGGGGACAATCGGTCCTGTGATCCCCGGTTATAGCTGGGAGGTCCGGGACGACTCCGGCAAGGCGTTGGGCCCCGGGGAGGACGGCATCCTCTGGGTCAAGGGTCCGTCGGTGTTCGACGGTTACTATAAGGCTCCGGAGGTCACGGCGGAGCGGATGATCGACGGATGGTACAACACCGGGGATATCGTGAGGTTCGACGAGGACGGATATATCACCGTCCTGGACAGGGCTACCGACATAATAATCGTGGGAGGGTTCAACGTGTACCCCCAGGAGGTGGAAAGGGTCATCAGTCGCCATCCGGCGGTTGCCCAGGTGGCGGTGGTCGCCATGGCTCATCCGGTTCAGGGCGAGATAGGAAGGGCCTTCGTCGTTTTGGAGGAGGGCCGGTCCGTATCGGCCAGAGAGCTTATATCCTATTGCAAAGGCAAGCTTGCCCATTACAAGATCCCCAGGAAGGTGGATTTCGTCGAGGGTCTTCCCATGTCTCCGTCGGGAAAGGTTCTCAGGAGAAAACTCAGGGATCTCTGA
- a CDS encoding M20 family metallopeptidase, with product MKNLYEELTSELDHVISENAVDAAALSDDLADNPELGGQEFRSSEKMSDFLQKAGLQVERPFMDIPTAYRATAGDGGPVVALLAEYDALPGLGHACGHCLSGAMSLLAGVALAKIAKRVEATLWVVGTPSEETDGAKVTMSEAGVFDEVALATMIHADSDRSHVGYRSLAMDALEFRFTGKAAHAAGAPWEGRNALNGVQLFFHAVDMLRQHVKPEVRMHGIISSGGEAPNIVPQEGAAKFYFRSPTRSYLNELTEKIYDCARGSAMATGTEVSWSNVEFSFDEMIPNEPAERMMEGVFDELGVPYDPPHGAQGSSDVGNVSHRCPALQPQLSIMDVYAAHHTEEFERAVKTDRAHSAMETGARILARAALKTWLNRDLRERMRSAISR from the coding sequence ATGAAAAACCTATACGAAGAACTTACGTCGGAATTGGACCACGTCATATCCGAAAACGCCGTCGATGCGGCCGCTCTAAGCGACGATCTGGCCGACAATCCCGAGCTGGGAGGACAGGAATTCCGCTCTAGCGAAAAGATGTCCGATTTCCTGCAAAAAGCGGGGCTTCAGGTGGAGCGACCCTTTATGGACATTCCCACCGCCTACAGAGCTACGGCGGGAGACGGAGGACCGGTGGTCGCCCTTCTGGCTGAATACGACGCTCTGCCTGGGCTCGGTCACGCCTGCGGCCACTGTCTCAGCGGGGCCATGAGCCTTCTGGCTGGAGTGGCTCTGGCCAAGATAGCCAAAAGGGTCGAGGCCACCCTATGGGTAGTGGGAACTCCCTCGGAGGAGACCGACGGGGCCAAGGTCACCATGTCGGAGGCGGGGGTATTCGACGAGGTCGCCCTGGCGACGATGATCCATGCCGACTCGGATAGATCACATGTAGGCTACAGAAGCCTGGCCATGGACGCCCTGGAGTTTCGTTTCACCGGAAAGGCCGCCCACGCCGCCGGAGCTCCCTGGGAGGGCAGAAACGCCCTGAACGGTGTGCAGCTCTTCTTCCATGCGGTGGATATGTTGAGACAGCACGTAAAACCGGAGGTCAGGATGCACGGAATAATCTCCTCGGGAGGAGAGGCCCCCAACATAGTGCCCCAAGAGGGAGCGGCGAAATTCTACTTCCGATCGCCCACCAGATCCTACCTGAACGAACTCACGGAAAAAATCTACGACTGCGCAAGAGGCTCAGCTATGGCGACCGGAACCGAGGTATCATGGTCAAACGTCGAATTCAGCTTCGACGAGATGATCCCGAACGAGCCAGCGGAGAGAATGATGGAAGGGGTGTTTGACGAGCTGGGGGTTCCCTACGATCCGCCCCATGGAGCCCAAGGCTCCAGCGACGTGGGAAACGTTTCCCACCGATGTCCGGCCCTTCAACCTCAGCTCTCCATAATGGACGTATACGCCGCCCACCATACGGAGGAGTTCGAAAGGGCAGTCAAGACCGACAGAGCTCATAGTGCCATGGAGACAGGCGCCAGGATACTGGCCAGGGCGGCTCTTAAGACCTGGCTGAACCGAGATCTCAGGGAAAGGATGAGATCGGCCATATCCCGATAG
- a CDS encoding diguanylate cyclase → MNREGQDKGSFFTLTREDIKEETLPDLRKNALQIFLSMLVFVTFMSTQTWMDRRAIGRHESTFNMQQSRQVMVGREAMEDRLRSIISRLSALTNTSLPQAIKMDATDFIKERLSLMVHANEDIAAVLLKLKDGTGWEYSYSRLISPGPATLRKAREVMTVGMDGRSRNSSPVRVDTVDIVDRHPIMVITFDIFSGHGKLQGYMVVALDLLPSINRYIVPLRGGPHGWAYLVDENGKILYHQYPSLTGSPASSFLTEDREAIDTMIAHPSGEGSLYENYGSGRNRKLVAWDTLRVLDRKLLLVLSTPEEDVDAIVQEDRTLRFLLGLMLLSSLLLSFLWIADRRHRARLRESEARYQTIIDDQFELVSRFDTDGRYSFVNDAYCSFFGVKREEILGKPLESVRDLRYASVSMELFKSISLDSPSNFNEERISMPDGSTRYLSWSNRGIFDEKGKLVEIQGVARDITDGKEVELALQEETLQLENLHSIVQKLTSAGSKSELIRSLIESLTEEMDYRSAFVSLRSGDDEGSELFSSGDRKRPHVKTEDQAVTTEHPLVLQREDRLTQLSVPVTFKGRKLGVLSVLSVVEPKEREIKKISILSDHLAGLLVLLEVMDKRTREALIDPLTDIWNRRYILKHLESENNRIKRYGEKASLAIIDLGEFKLVNDLYGHEAGDETLKKIASVLKESIRICDMVARYGGDEFLVYLPNTSPKQAEVVLSRASQMVAIRDFPHPVALDYGIAGFPDDGETIEEIIKVADDRMYAAKARRKQKR, encoded by the coding sequence TTGAACAGGGAGGGACAGGATAAAGGCAGTTTCTTCACCCTCACCCGAGAAGACATAAAAGAGGAAACTCTCCCGGATCTGAGGAAAAACGCCCTTCAGATATTCCTGAGCATGCTGGTTTTCGTCACCTTCATGTCGACCCAGACCTGGATGGACCGAAGAGCCATAGGAAGACACGAGTCGACCTTCAACATGCAGCAAAGCCGCCAGGTAATGGTCGGGAGGGAGGCTATGGAGGACAGGCTAAGATCCATCATAAGCAGGCTCTCGGCCCTGACCAATACGTCTCTCCCTCAGGCCATAAAGATGGACGCCACGGACTTCATCAAGGAGAGGCTCTCTCTGATGGTCCACGCCAACGAAGATATCGCGGCGGTTCTGTTAAAGCTGAAGGACGGCACAGGATGGGAATACTCCTACAGCCGTCTGATCTCCCCCGGTCCGGCGACCCTCAGAAAGGCCAGGGAGGTCATGACAGTGGGAATGGATGGCCGCTCTAGAAACTCCTCCCCCGTAAGGGTGGACACCGTAGACATAGTGGATAGACACCCGATAATGGTGATTACCTTCGATATTTTTTCAGGCCACGGGAAACTTCAAGGATATATGGTCGTAGCCCTGGACCTGCTGCCGTCCATAAATCGCTACATCGTGCCCCTTCGAGGAGGCCCTCACGGATGGGCATACCTCGTGGACGAGAACGGTAAGATCCTCTACCACCAGTATCCGTCTCTGACCGGCTCTCCAGCGTCCTCCTTTTTAACCGAAGACAGGGAGGCCATCGATACCATGATAGCCCATCCCAGCGGAGAGGGCTCCCTTTACGAGAACTACGGCTCCGGACGGAACAGGAAACTGGTGGCCTGGGACACCCTCAGGGTATTGGACCGCAAGCTGTTACTGGTCCTATCTACACCAGAAGAGGACGTGGACGCCATAGTTCAAGAGGACAGGACGTTGCGTTTCCTCCTGGGACTCATGCTCCTCAGCTCACTGTTACTGTCGTTTCTTTGGATAGCCGACAGAAGACACAGGGCGAGACTCAGGGAAAGCGAGGCAAGATATCAGACCATAATAGACGATCAGTTCGAGCTGGTGAGCCGTTTCGACACGGACGGAAGGTACTCCTTCGTCAACGACGCCTATTGCAGCTTTTTCGGAGTTAAGAGAGAGGAAATACTGGGCAAACCGCTGGAATCGGTCAGGGACTTAAGATACGCCAGTGTCTCCATGGAGCTCTTCAAATCCATCTCCTTAGACAGCCCATCCAATTTCAACGAGGAGAGGATATCCATGCCGGACGGCTCGACGAGATATTTAAGCTGGTCGAACCGAGGGATCTTCGACGAAAAGGGGAAACTCGTCGAGATACAGGGCGTCGCCCGAGATATCACCGACGGGAAAGAGGTCGAGTTGGCCCTCCAGGAGGAGACGTTACAGCTGGAAAACCTACACAGTATAGTGCAAAAGCTGACCTCCGCCGGAAGCAAGTCGGAATTGATACGTTCTCTTATAGAATCCCTGACCGAGGAAATGGACTACCGAAGCGCCTTCGTGTCTCTGAGATCCGGAGACGACGAAGGATCGGAACTGTTCAGCAGCGGCGACAGAAAAAGACCTCACGTTAAGACCGAGGACCAGGCTGTGACCACTGAGCACCCCCTCGTCCTCCAGCGGGAAGATCGACTCACACAACTGTCCGTCCCTGTGACCTTCAAGGGAAGAAAACTCGGCGTGCTTTCGGTCCTGTCGGTGGTAGAGCCTAAAGAAAGAGAGATCAAGAAGATCTCCATACTGTCGGACCATCTGGCGGGACTGCTCGTCCTGCTGGAGGTGATGGACAAGAGGACCAGAGAGGCACTGATAGACCCTCTGACCGATATATGGAACAGAAGGTACATACTCAAACACCTGGAGAGCGAGAACAACCGGATAAAACGCTACGGAGAGAAGGCCAGCCTGGCAATAATAGACCTGGGAGAGTTCAAGCTGGTGAACGATCTTTACGGCCATGAGGCCGGAGATGAGACCCTGAAGAAAATCGCTTCCGTCCTGAAGGAAAGCATAAGGATCTGCGACATGGTGGCCCGATACGGAGGGGACGAGTTCCTTGTGTACCTGCCGAACACGTCTCCCAAACAAGCGGAGGTAGTGCTATCCAGGGCCAGTCAGATGGTGGCGATACGTGACTTTCCCCATCCGGTAGCTCTCGATTACGGTATAGCGGGGTTCCCCGACGACGGAGAGACCATCGAGGAGATCATAAAGGTGGCGGACGACAGGATGTATGCCGCCAAGGCCAGGAGAAAACAAAAGAGATAG
- a CDS encoding transglycosylase SLT domain-containing protein, with protein sequence MKKFMFPMVLCLAMSLSLEVSPSFSSEVERLFWERRWDELASVTSEDLSPREISMVANGLWTKGRWEDALALMDEVGDRYPEEIRPYASMLRVLALERIGDPKAAYGEALDLYLSSPPEDLTYYVCYALSRLTGNEEERRKWMRRMLSATDDSTLKAKTLDDLMDFPDPSLSDASAALRIRPLNSRALKLFEKASPSRERSYRLGYAAYLREDHDKAVKYLAQVPLSGSFSQSALYYRAMALYRLKRYGEALPLLSRLIIMDNSDYVVRGSRRIALIAKRGHMEEAEKVLFRASRELSGDRALSAAVSYAGILSGESKTDEEDRILKLYPRSSEASSILWNRAWVRWDKGDYEGALSFFEKASSSKGMAPAEHLYWKGRCLERLNRPDEAIKSFKALSENYPLSIYSYLAFPGDPVSMVPGAGKLERRESELERWGFVIHAKMRLSGSSDPQKRYNGAWLAAWMGNEDEAFRAARSLASYAVGPDGVYRDLAKFLYPRPYREVVEEMANRFQVEPAVIWSIMKQESAFNPSAVSWVGASGLMQLMPRTAKWEADTLKMGKYDLFSVKDNVTLGTAHISRLLRSYRRLEWSLAAYNAGSGNVNKWNRSFGDRPMDLWMEEIPFTETRGYVKKVMGNLFVYRQLYGETDK encoded by the coding sequence ATGAAAAAATTTATGTTTCCCATGGTTCTGTGTCTAGCTATGTCGCTTTCGCTTGAGGTCTCGCCGTCGTTCTCCTCGGAGGTCGAACGACTTTTCTGGGAACGTCGATGGGACGAGTTGGCCTCCGTGACCTCGGAGGACCTGTCTCCCAGGGAGATATCGATGGTGGCCAACGGTCTTTGGACGAAGGGTCGTTGGGAAGATGCGCTTGCCTTGATGGATGAGGTGGGAGACCGCTACCCGGAGGAAATCAGACCCTATGCGTCGATGTTGAGGGTGCTGGCTCTGGAGAGGATCGGCGATCCGAAGGCCGCCTACGGAGAGGCCCTGGACCTCTATCTGTCCTCGCCGCCCGAGGATTTGACCTACTACGTCTGCTATGCCCTGTCGCGGCTGACCGGGAACGAGGAGGAGAGACGTAAATGGATGCGAAGGATGCTCTCGGCCACGGACGACTCCACTCTGAAGGCCAAGACCCTGGACGATCTGATGGATTTCCCCGATCCCTCACTATCAGACGCCTCGGCGGCCCTCAGGATAAGGCCCCTCAACTCGAGGGCCTTGAAGCTCTTCGAGAAGGCCTCGCCGTCTCGGGAAAGGTCTTATCGTCTGGGATACGCCGCCTATCTTCGTGAGGATCACGACAAGGCGGTGAAATACCTGGCCCAGGTCCCCCTGAGCGGTTCCTTCTCACAGAGCGCCCTCTACTACAGGGCAATGGCCCTCTATCGTCTGAAGCGTTATGGAGAGGCCCTTCCTCTGTTGTCCAGGTTGATCATCATGGACAACAGCGATTACGTCGTTCGGGGCAGCAGGAGGATCGCCCTTATAGCCAAAAGAGGGCATATGGAGGAGGCGGAGAAGGTCCTCTTCAGGGCCTCCAGAGAGCTCTCCGGAGACAGGGCTCTGTCTGCGGCGGTCTCCTACGCGGGGATCCTCTCCGGAGAGTCTAAGACTGACGAGGAGGACAGGATCCTGAAGCTTTACCCTCGGTCCTCCGAGGCGAGCTCGATCCTGTGGAACAGGGCCTGGGTTCGATGGGACAAAGGGGACTACGAAGGGGCTCTCTCCTTTTTCGAGAAGGCGTCGAGTTCCAAGGGGATGGCTCCGGCGGAGCACCTCTACTGGAAGGGCAGATGCCTGGAGAGGCTGAATCGTCCGGACGAAGCGATTAAGTCATTCAAGGCACTCTCGGAAAACTATCCGTTGTCGATATATTCCTATCTCGCCTTTCCCGGCGACCCCGTATCGATGGTTCCGGGAGCGGGAAAGTTGGAGAGACGGGAGTCCGAGCTGGAGCGTTGGGGGTTCGTCATTCACGCTAAGATGCGTCTTTCCGGCAGCTCCGATCCTCAGAAGAGGTACAACGGAGCCTGGCTGGCGGCGTGGATGGGCAACGAGGACGAGGCCTTTCGAGCCGCCCGTTCGCTGGCGTCCTACGCCGTAGGTCCCGACGGGGTTTACAGGGATCTGGCGAAATTCCTATATCCCAGGCCCTATAGAGAAGTCGTGGAGGAGATGGCGAACCGTTTTCAGGTGGAGCCTGCCGTGATATGGTCCATAATGAAGCAGGAGAGCGCTTTCAACCCCTCCGCGGTGAGCTGGGTAGGGGCTTCCGGTCTCATGCAGCTGATGCCCCGTACTGCCAAGTGGGAGGCGGATACCCTAAAGATGGGGAAGTACGATCTGTTCTCGGTGAAGGACAACGTAACCCTCGGAACAGCTCATATCTCCAGGCTGCTCCGTTCATACCGAAGGTTGGAGTGGTCGCTGGCGGCCTACAACGCCGGGAGCGGAAACGTCAACAAATGGAACAGGTCTTTCGGAGACAGGCCAATGGACCTGTGGATGGAGGAGATACCCTTCACCGAGACCAGAGGATACGTGAAGAAGGTCATGGGAAACCTCTTCGTGTATCGGCAGCTCTACGGCGAAACCGATAAGTAA
- a CDS encoding HD domain-containing protein — protein sequence MITRSLIELIFSAASIERWNDHPRPVQFTEMAKQAHKFVIAYVIGRYEEDRGAEVDWNAIIEGGVFEYLHRVVVTDIKPPVFHRLMANETQRKDLNRWVMDRLYPLLSPLPGGVADRCRTYFDEDDHRVEKRYLQAAHYLATKWEFEFIYGWSRPIFHIERTKEEIERQVKEHMDIEGVRQLIMSDSLPESDRGLAGFISLVGQLRFQKRWAQTPRIPQTSVLGHLLFVAVLSWLVVLETGGCFRRRYNAFYGGLFHDLPEVLTRDIISPVKRSVEGLDQLIKELEMEAIATDVLPLLPESWHPEMLAFVKDEFENRIWPKGQTTPTILDRDIGEDQDRDELNPIDGRIIESCDKLAAFIEASESVRLGIKSNELFEGKRSIYMRYAHKCVNGYPVGVLFDYFR from the coding sequence ATGATAACCCGTTCCCTTATAGAGCTGATATTCTCAGCGGCCAGTATAGAGAGGTGGAACGACCATCCCAGGCCGGTTCAGTTCACAGAGATGGCGAAACAGGCCCATAAGTTCGTCATAGCCTACGTCATAGGCCGCTACGAAGAGGACAGAGGCGCGGAGGTCGACTGGAACGCGATCATAGAGGGAGGAGTGTTCGAATATCTTCACAGGGTCGTGGTCACAGACATAAAACCTCCGGTATTCCATCGATTGATGGCGAACGAGACCCAGAGAAAAGACCTCAACCGATGGGTAATGGACAGGCTTTATCCTCTTCTGTCACCTCTTCCGGGCGGAGTCGCAGACAGGTGTCGTACCTATTTCGACGAGGACGACCACAGAGTAGAGAAAAGATACCTCCAGGCCGCCCACTATCTGGCGACGAAATGGGAGTTTGAGTTCATATACGGCTGGAGCCGTCCCATATTTCACATCGAGAGGACCAAAGAGGAGATAGAAAGACAGGTAAAAGAACATATGGACATAGAGGGGGTCAGGCAGCTTATAATGAGCGATAGCCTCCCGGAGAGCGACAGGGGTTTGGCCGGATTCATCTCCCTGGTCGGTCAGCTCAGGTTCCAGAAAAGATGGGCTCAGACTCCCAGGATCCCTCAGACCTCGGTGCTGGGGCACCTTCTGTTCGTGGCCGTCCTGTCATGGCTGGTAGTGCTGGAGACGGGGGGATGTTTCAGAAGAAGGTACAACGCCTTCTACGGAGGGCTATTCCACGATCTTCCCGAGGTTCTGACCAGGGACATAATATCCCCGGTGAAGCGATCCGTTGAGGGGCTGGATCAGCTGATAAAGGAGCTCGAGATGGAGGCCATAGCCACCGACGTGCTCCCTCTGCTTCCCGAATCGTGGCATCCCGAGATGCTGGCCTTCGTGAAGGACGAGTTCGAGAACCGTATATGGCCGAAAGGTCAGACGACCCCGACTATATTGGACCGAGATATAGGGGAGGATCAGGACAGAGACGAGCTGAACCCCATAGACGGCAGGATAATCGAATCCTGCGACAAGCTGGCGGCCTTCATAGAGGCATCCGAATCCGTAAGGCTAGGCATAAAATCCAACGAACTTTTCGAGGGCAAGAGAAGCATATATATGCGATACGCCCATAAATGCGTCAACGGCTACCCGGTAGGGGTACTGTTCGATTACTTCCGATAG
- a CDS encoding DUF502 domain-containing protein, giving the protein MTETERPIQEEEEKKPSLLKRFGRNFVTGLLVFLPLAILIFIVRLLVQTLTAVAKILFGFTESVEMTMIMFVSIVFVITYAGSKFARRERWTLNSLERAIVAIPLVGSWYETIKDLVGSFTGTGKTDAYLGVVRIPMGPGHLLGFVTRRDVEPDGRVMLSIFMPTSPNPTSGIVMFFYEDDISYVNVSPEHAFKIIISLGLKR; this is encoded by the coding sequence ATGACGGAAACGGAAAGACCGATACAGGAAGAGGAAGAGAAAAAACCGTCCCTCCTGAAGAGATTCGGGAGAAACTTCGTCACAGGACTCCTGGTGTTTCTCCCTCTGGCGATACTTATATTCATAGTAAGGCTCCTGGTGCAGACCTTGACCGCCGTAGCCAAGATACTCTTCGGTTTCACCGAATCGGTGGAGATGACCATGATCATGTTCGTGTCCATCGTATTCGTGATAACCTACGCCGGAAGCAAGTTCGCACGCAGAGAACGATGGACCCTGAATTCGCTGGAGAGGGCCATAGTGGCCATTCCTTTGGTCGGGTCCTGGTACGAGACCATAAAGGACCTGGTCGGATCCTTCACCGGAACCGGGAAGACAGACGCATACCTGGGGGTGGTGCGGATACCCATGGGACCGGGGCACCTTCTGGGATTCGTCACCAGAAGGGACGTGGAGCCGGACGGCAGAGTTATGCTCAGCATATTCATGCCCACGTCCCCCAACCCTACATCCGGGATAGTCATGTTCTTCTACGAGGACGATATATCCTACGTGAACGTATCTCCGGAACACGCCTTCAAGATCATCATCTCGCTGGGGCTGAAGCGCTAG
- the cysK gene encoding cysteine synthase A, whose product MSYRVDELMNARVIGKTPMVVVRPFEDGAEIALKIEGNGVGGSIKDRAAWGMLRRAEERGELCDGTVVVEPTSGNTGIALAMLGRGLGLKVMLTMPESMSIERRSLLKAYGAEVVLTPAGEGMTGAVRRAEELVAEIPGALTMDQFSNPGNPWAHRVTTGQEILRDLWGRRIDAFVAGVGTGGTLTGIAEALRGAGRSVSVVAVEPKKSSVLSGGRSGSHDIQGIGAGFVPKVLDVGLIDEIFAVDDEEAREGARLLVSRWGLLCGISSGANLHAAVVKAREIGPEGLVVTVLPDRGEKYLSTGLFS is encoded by the coding sequence ATGAGCTACAGAGTGGACGAATTGATGAACGCAAGGGTTATCGGTAAGACGCCTATGGTCGTGGTGCGTCCCTTCGAGGACGGTGCGGAGATAGCCCTGAAGATAGAGGGGAACGGCGTAGGAGGTTCCATAAAGGACAGGGCCGCCTGGGGGATGCTCCGCCGGGCGGAGGAAAGAGGGGAGCTCTGCGACGGGACCGTCGTGGTGGAGCCCACCTCGGGCAATACCGGAATAGCACTGGCCATGTTGGGTCGAGGTCTGGGGCTCAAGGTAATGCTGACCATGCCCGAGTCCATGTCGATCGAGCGGAGGTCTCTGCTGAAGGCTTACGGAGCCGAGGTCGTCCTTACTCCCGCAGGAGAGGGAATGACGGGGGCCGTTCGAAGGGCGGAGGAGCTGGTGGCGGAGATCCCAGGAGCCTTGACGATGGACCAGTTTTCCAATCCCGGGAACCCCTGGGCCCATAGGGTGACCACCGGTCAGGAGATACTCCGAGATCTCTGGGGAAGGAGAATAGACGCCTTCGTGGCTGGGGTCGGTACCGGCGGTACCTTGACCGGAATCGCCGAAGCCCTCAGAGGGGCAGGACGTTCGGTCTCGGTGGTCGCTGTGGAGCCTAAGAAAAGTTCCGTACTGTCCGGAGGGCGTTCCGGATCTCACGACATCCAGGGCATCGGTGCCGGCTTCGTTCCCAAGGTCCTGGACGTCGGTTTGATCGACGAGATCTTCGCGGTGGACGACGAAGAGGCGAGGGAGGGAGCCAGGCTGCTGGTCTCTCGATGGGGTCTCCTCTGCGGAATATCCTCCGGGGCCAATCTCCATGCCGCCGTGGTGAAGGCCAGAGAGATCGGCCCCGAGGGGTTGGTCGTGACGGTGTTGCCCGACAGAGGGGAGAAGTACCTCAGCACGGGGCTTTTCTCCTAG
- the cysE gene encoding serine O-acetyltransferase, with protein MIGKGMGFVDAMVEDWKAVRRNDPALPAGWRGRWEFVLCYPGVHALWLYRLANGLHVSKIPVVPRFISHLGRWLTGIEIHPGAKIGRGLFIDHGMGVVIGETAEIGDNVSLFHGVTLGGRGGEVGKRHPTLEDNVIVGAGTQVLGPITLGKGAKVGAGSVVLEDVAPGSTVTGEQARVRDGSGPLLRRIEELERRIEEMALLLGSSTGQEVA; from the coding sequence ATGATAGGCAAGGGTATGGGGTTCGTAGACGCTATGGTGGAGGACTGGAAGGCGGTCAGGAGAAACGATCCGGCGTTGCCAGCTGGATGGAGAGGAAGGTGGGAGTTCGTCCTGTGCTATCCCGGAGTCCACGCTCTTTGGCTTTACAGGCTGGCAAATGGCCTTCACGTCAGTAAGATTCCGGTTGTGCCGAGGTTCATAAGCCACCTTGGCCGTTGGCTGACCGGAATAGAGATCCATCCCGGTGCGAAGATAGGGAGAGGCCTCTTCATAGATCACGGTATGGGAGTGGTCATAGGGGAGACCGCTGAGATAGGCGACAACGTGTCTCTGTTCCACGGGGTTACCCTTGGAGGAAGAGGCGGTGAGGTCGGAAAGCGTCACCCTACTCTGGAGGATAACGTGATCGTAGGTGCGGGAACCCAGGTACTTGGCCCTATAACTCTAGGGAAAGGGGCCAAGGTCGGGGCCGGAAGCGTCGTGTTGGAGGACGTGGCTCCTGGATCCACCGTGACGGGAGAGCAGGCCAGGGTGAGGGATGGCTCGGGGCCTCTTCTCAGGAGGATAGAGGAGTTGGAACGTCGTATTGAGGAGATGGCGCTCCTTTTAGGGTCATCTACTGGGCAGGAGGTCGCATGA
- a CDS encoding DUF1036 domain-containing protein: protein MFGINEIIKKGSLCLVALVLFLCFAHEASAAKVTVVNKTSVKVSVALQWWADGSVSRGGTKGWFGVKPGKSRTIVWNGIDGAAVQVGYMGFYAKGKGLVWSGDSSELHGSGWIHPKKSFKTENPDQAIPGGQKVNFRWFDINFTDGGARAVGRIVLRP, encoded by the coding sequence ATGTTTGGAATTAACGAAATTATCAAAAAGGGAAGTCTTTGCCTTGTCGCGTTAGTCCTCTTTCTCTGTTTTGCTCATGAGGCGTCTGCTGCCAAGGTCACCGTGGTCAACAAGACCTCTGTTAAGGTCTCGGTTGCCCTGCAGTGGTGGGCAGATGGCTCTGTTAGTAGAGGGGGCACCAAGGGGTGGTTCGGAGTGAAGCCAGGAAAATCAAGAACTATCGTCTGGAATGGCATAGATGGTGCGGCTGTCCAAGTTGGTTACATGGGCTTTTACGCTAAGGGCAAGGGACTTGTTTGGAGTGGCGACTCTAGTGAGCTACATGGATCTGGATGGATACATCCCAAGAAATCTTTCAAGACCGAGAATCCAGATCAAGCCATACCTGGAGGGCAGAAGGTCAATTTTCGTTGGTTTGATATCAATTTTACCGACGGTGGAGCCCGCGCTGTTGGCAGGATAGTTTTAAGGCCTTAG